The following proteins are co-located in the Tachysurus vachellii isolate PV-2020 chromosome 17, HZAU_Pvac_v1, whole genome shotgun sequence genome:
- the gfi1b gene encoding zinc finger protein Gfi-1b encodes MPRSFLVKSKKSSSYNGHRFVDSDPNIKEPNTVPEPALSEPKEPDSPKRMSLDSVTKPVHTEPYSYVKRENKPECPIPLRPEQSVTAGQPYYISEPQMAEFPPYYKPSYAWETLRSPYNFRQLDFHSTILQHASNLYGSEFKQSPEDQQPLDCSTHYSPTSDTYHCITCDKVFSTPHGLEVHVRRSHSGTRPFGCSICRKTFGHAVSLEQHMNIHSQERSFECKMCGKTFKRSSTLSTHLLIHSDTRPYPCQYCGKRFHQKSDMKKHTYIHTGEKPHKCQVCGKAFSQSSNLITHSRKHTGFKPFGCEICSKGFQRKVDLRRHHESQHGLK; translated from the exons ATGCCTCGCTCGTTTTTGGTAAAAAGCAAAAAGTCCTCATCTTATAATGGGCATCGCTTCGTGGACTCGGATCCAAACATCAAAGAACCCAACACAG ttccaGAGCCTGCCCTATCAGAACCAAAGGAGCCAGACTCTCCCAAGAGGATGTCATTAGATTCCGTGACAAAACCTGTTCACACAGAACCCTACTCTTACGTGAAGCGTGAAAACAAACCAGAGTGTCCAATCCCGTTGCGCCCCGAGCAGTCAGTGACTGCTGGCCAGCCTTATTACATTTCTG agCCTCAGATGGCAGAATTCCCTCCTTACTATAAGCCATCTTATGCTTGGGAGACCTTGCGTTCTCCGTATAACTTTAGGCAGCTGGACTTCCACTCGACCATCCTACAGCACGCAAGTAACCTTTATGGGTCTGAATTCAAGCAAAGCCCAGAAGATCAACAGCCTCTGGATTGCAGCACACATTACTCACCTACCTCTGATACCTACCACTGCATCACCTGTGACAAG GTGTTCTCAACTCCTCATGGCCTGGAGGTCCACGTGAGACGCTCTCACAGTGGAACACGACCCTTTGGTTGTAGCATCTGCAGAAAAACCTTCGGTCATGCCGTCAGCTTAGAGCAACACATGAACATCCACTCTCAG GAAAGAAGCTTCGAGTGCAAAATGTGCGGGAAGACGTTCAAACGTTCCTCCACCCTGTCCACACACCTGCTGATCCACTCGGACACCCGGCCGTACCCTTGCCAGTACTGCGGCAAGAGGTTCCATCAGAAATctgacatgaagaaacacacctACATCCACACAG GTGAGAAACCGCACAAGTGCCAGGTGTGTGGCAAGGCGTTTAGCCAAAGCTCTAACCTCATCACACACAGCCGAAAACACACAGGATTCAAGCCTTTCGGTTGTGAGATCTGCTCCAAGGGCTTCCAGAGAAAAGTAGACCTTCGCAGACACCATGAGAGCCAACACGGCCTAAAATGA
- the tsc1b gene encoding TSC complex subunit 1b isoform X2 — MAREQFNMGDLLPLLETSDLQHLEEIKGLINEHLSTERGSMLLNGLVDYFLETNSSPALHILCSVREPHDKHLFDKMNECMAKPTCRLPTLNLLGHVVRKQPSWIHKIARYPLLLSLLKCLKTDTDVVVLITGVLVLVTLLPMIPQAGKQHLYEFFDVFGRLAAWNLRNPGHVSEVFLIHLHASVYSLFHRLYGMYPCNFISYLRSHCSMKENMDTFEEVVKPMLEHVRIHPELVTGTKDHELDPTRWKRFEIHDIVIECAKVSLDPREASCEEGYATLPEHFCANLHMRASDCTASPYTDLHSSYGSSSSNHFSTPRQSGLPPLSMSSLPGTHLAHRSPPSTHRPSSTCEFNFIHGIKDALWSPSSFCGMATPPSSRGMSPNPELSQSAIHLSGRSYSTPGGGKGTPCSSTPAASSPPPGVSDDLPSSSMTHSTPNLQWKDGRLIDPTKPPLLRQEQIRDLEKSGSEVPNHRDGAAKNTSMTLTELSDYMKEQDQLRLGKEREEAAITEELMKLTEEKREASGARGFDSPFFRTTETLTGAQEKPPTALPHLRDPHHAVSTPDKIDMRIWCKGPGSRTASQEQPWSFQPLFTPIEPRHHIPSAEDEALKSTPISPSPGTAPSSLPYEALFDLALPRAASLFMSRRSSEALERAAMQGTVGVVDEGHGVTSASPLEVLDRLVQQGNDAHDRVLKRLPLPSKSADWTHFGGSAPLDELQTLRSQLLLLHNQLLYERYKREQHAVRNRRLLRRIINATALEEQNNAMKDQLNLQCVDIMSLRESLHMEQQRYRQLRDERETTVACLHSQIRQLQHDHDDYYTKYQELQSEMQECQKRMGEMEAELQKANNKVCHTGHQLNQLTAKLSSSESTQQQLSFMSRQLLLLGEAHKLCVQEQQQAGPDLSKEVQMVQVSSTKEVERLKQNLMLQGQKLDAAQHRVAELETQLSKKEHLIAEQKKFLEDVKGQAKEELKASESRYQAQRRVTQALQMELLQLYSRLEMEAPATTAVASSAGDATERCCLTHTSVAVASDGPMKTVSKECSKSSPHRNGFSSGQAKAGVPDPKSKPLNGSRATPPPMLVEPPPACPAVPTSTPSLTVGSYPSAKSFLGMRARELFRNKSESQCDEDYAPRPQLTGLSQGLKTDLCLEPSLKTAVKTGPTSSIHGHASSMAAKEPDILRRAPRREAGWPRQPQLHIMDYNETHQEHS; from the exons ATGGCCAGGGAACAGTTCAACATGGGTGACCTGCTCCCTCTCCTGGAGACCTCTGATCTTCAGCATCTGGAGGAAATCAAAGGTCTCATCAACGAACACCTCAGTACAG AACGAGGGTCGATGCTCCTAAATGGCTTGGTGGATTATTTCCTAGAGACCAACTCGAGTCCAGCGCTGCATATTCTGTGTTCAGTGAGGGAGCCACATGACAAG CACCTTTTCGATAAGATGAACGAGTGCATGGCTAAGCCGACATGTCGTCTACCGACTCTCAACCTTCTGGGCCACGTGGTGCGCAAACAGCCGTCCTGGATTCACAAGATCGCCCGCTACCCTCTGCTGCTCTCGCTGCTCAAGTGTCTCAAG ACGGACACAGACGTTGTGGTTCTTATAACCGGAGTGCTGGTGCTTGTCACCCTGTTACCCATGATCCCTCAGGCAGGGAAGCAGCATCTGTATGagttttttgatgtttttggaCGCCTGGCTGCCTGGAACCTGCGGAACCCAG GCCACGTTTCTGAGGTGTTCCTGATCCACCTGCACGCCAGCGTCTATTCACTCTTCCACCGCCTGTATGGCATGTACCCCTGCAACTTCATCTCGTACCTGCGCTCTCATTGCAGCATGAAGGAGAACATGGACACGTTTGAGGAGGTGGTTAAG CCGATGCTGGAACACGTTCGTATACACCCTGAATTAGTGACTGGAACTAAGGACCATGAGCTGGACCCAACTCG ATGGAAAAGGTTTGAGATCCATGATATTGTGATTGAATGTGCCAAAGTGTCTCTGGACCCTCGGGAGGCATCCTGTGAAGAGGGCTATGCCACCCTACCTGAGCACTTCTGTGCCAACCTGCACATGCGTGCCTCTGATTGCACTGCCAGTCCCTACACTGACCTGCACAGCAGTTATG GAAGCTCATCCTCCAATCATTTTTCCACCCCGCGGCAGTCTGGCCTTCCTCCTCTTTCTATGTCCTCTCTCCCAGGGACACATCTGGCTCATCGCAGTCCCCCCAGCACCCACCGGCCG AGCTCTACATGTGAATTCAACTTCATCCATGGCATTAAAGACGCTCTCTGGAGCCCTTCTTCCTTCTGTGGGATGGCCACTCCACCTTCTTCAAGAGGAATGTCACCAAACCCTGAGCTTTCCCAGAGTGCCATTCACTTATCTGGTCGCTCTTACAGCACACCGG GAGGTGGTAAAGGCACTCCGTGTTCCAGCACTCCAGCAGCATCGTCTCCTCCTCCCGGCGTTTCAGACGATCTACCTTCTTCCTCTATGACCCACAGTACACCTAACCTGCAGTGGAAG GATGGTAGACTTATAGACCCCACCAAACCTCCCCTCCTGAGACAGGAGCAAATCAGAGACCTTGAGAAGTCAGGAAGTGAGGTTCCCAATCACAGAG ATGGTGCGGCTAAGAACACGTCCATGACCCTGACCGAGTTATCCGACTACATGAAGGAGCAGGATCAGCTGCGGCTGGGCAAAGAGAGGGAGGAGG CTGCCATCACAGAGGAGCTGATGAAGCTGACTGAGGAGAAGCGCGAAGCATCTGGAGCACGTGGCTTTGACTCGCCCTTTTTCCGCACCACAGAGACTCTCACAGGTGCACAAGAGAAGCCCCCAACAGCTTTACCTCACCTCCGTGACCCCCACCATGCCGTCTCCACACCCGATAAGATCGACATGCGGATCTGGTGCAAAGGCCCAGGCAGCCGTACAGCGTCTCAGGAGCAACCGTGGTCCTTCCAGCCGCTCTTCACCCCAATAGAACCGCGGCACCACATCCCCAGCGCAGAGGATGAGGCTCTGAAATCTACACCCATTTCGCCCAGCCCGGGAACAGCACCGTCATCGCTGCCTTATGAGGCACTCTTTGACCTGGCTCTCCCTCGTGCCGCTTCCCTGTTCATGAGCCGTAGGAGCTCAGAGGCGCTGGAGAGAGCTGCGATGCAAGGCACGGTGGGAGTGGTGGACGAAGGCCATGGAGTAACGTCAGCATCTCCTCTAGAGGTGCTTGATCGTCTGGTGCAGCAAGGCAATGATGCTCATGACAGGGTGCTGAAGAG GTTGCCCCTGCCAAGCAAGTCAGCTGACTGGACTCACTTCGGAG GCTCAGCACCTCTGGATGAACTGCAGACATTGCGCAGTCAACTACTGTTGCTGCATAACCAGCTGCTGTATGAGCGTTATAAGCGTGAGCAGCACGCTGTGCGAAACCGCCGCCTGCTGCGCAGAATCATTAACGCCACCGCATTAGAGGAACAGAATAACGCAATG AAGGACCAGCTAAACCTTCAGTGTGTAGATATCATGTCTCTGCGTGAGAGCCTTCACATGGAACAGCAGCGCTACAGGCAGCTAAGGGACGAAAGGGAGACTACGGTCGCATGCCTGCACAGTCAGATCCGCCAACTTCAACACGATCACGATGACTACTACACCAAATACCAGGAGTTACAG AGTGAGATGCAAGAGTGCCAGAAGAGGATGGGTGAGATGGAGGCTGAGCTTCAGAAGGCGAATAACAAGGTGTGCCATACAGGGCACCAGCTGAATCAGCTCACCGCCAAG TTGTCCTCGAGTGAGAGCACACAGCAGCAGTTGAGCTTCATGAGCAGACAGTTGCTGCTGTTGGGGGAAGcccataaactgtgtgtgcAAGAGCAACAACAAGCAGGCCCAGACCTCAGCAAG GAAGTGCAGATGGTGCAGGTGTCCTCGACGAAGGAGGTGGAGCGGTTGAAGCAGAACCTGATGCTGCAGGGTCAGAAGCTGGATGCCGCACAACATCGGGTAGCTGAGCTGGAGACGCAACTGTCCAAGAAAGAGCACCTCATCGCAGAGCAGAAGAAGTTCCTGGAGGATGTCAAGGGACAGGCTAA GGAGGAGTTAAAGGCTTCTGAAAGTAGGTACCAAGCTCAGAGGCGTGTGACTCAGGCCTTGCAGATGGAGCTGTTGCAGCTCTACAGCAGGCTGGAGATGGAGGCTCCTGCTACCACCGCTGTAGCTTCATCAGCAGGGGATGCAACAGAGCGCTGCTGTCTCACGCATACCAG TGTGGCGGTGGCATCAGATGGACCAATGAAAACAGTCTCTAAAGAATGCAGCAAGTCATCACCACACAGGAACGGCTTCTCGTCAGGTCAAGCCAAAGCCGGCGTCCCCGACCCCAAGTCTAAACCCTTAAACGGCAGCCGAGCCACACCCCCACCCATGCTAGTAGAACCGCCCCCTGCTTGCCCTGCCGTGCCCACCTCCACCCCCTCCCTCACCGTCGGCTCCTATCCCAGTGCCAAGAGCTTCCTGGGCATGCGGGCAAGGGAACTTTTCCGCAACAAGAGCGAGAGCCAGTGCGATGAAGATTACGCTCCTCGTCCACAGCTCACCGGCCTATCACAAGGCCTGAAGACTGATCTCTGTCTGGAGCCTTCACTAAAGACTGCAGTAAAGACAGGTCCCACCTCCTCCATACACGGACACGCCTCCAGCATGGCTGCTAAAGAGCCTGACATCTTACGGAGAGCACCAAGACGGGAAGCAGGATGGCCGAGACAACCACAGCTACATATCATGGACTATAACGAAACTCATCAGGAGCACAGCTAG
- the tsc1b gene encoding TSC complex subunit 1b isoform X1 has translation MAREQFNMGDLLPLLETSDLQHLEEIKGLINEHLSTERGSMLLNGLVDYFLETNSSPALHILCSVREPHDKHLFDKMNECMAKPTCRLPTLNLLGHVVRKQPSWIHKIARYPLLLSLLKCLKTDTDVVVLITGVLVLVTLLPMIPQAGKQHLYEFFDVFGRLAAWNLRNPGHVSEVFLIHLHASVYSLFHRLYGMYPCNFISYLRSHCSMKENMDTFEEVVKPMLEHVRIHPELVTGTKDHELDPTRWKRFEIHDIVIECAKVSLDPREASCEEGYATLPEHFCANLHMRASDCTASPYTDLHSSYGSSSSNHFSTPRQSGLPPLSMSSLPGTHLAHRSPPSTHRPSSTCEFNFIHGIKDALWSPSSFCGMATPPSSRGMSPNPELSQSAIHLSGRSYSTPGGGKGTPCSSTPAASSPPPGVSDDLPSSSMTHSTPNLQWKDGRLIDPTKPPLLRQEQIRDLEKSGSEVPNHRDGAAKNTSMTLTELSDYMKEQDQLRLGKEREEAAITEELMKLTEEKREASGARGFDSPFFRTTETLTGAQEKPPTALPHLRDPHHAVSTPDKIDMRIWCKGPGSRTASQEQPWSFQPLFTPIEPRHHIPSAEDEALKSTPISPSPGTAPSSLPYEALFDLALPRAASLFMSRRSSEALERAAMQGTVGVVDEGHGVTSASPLEVLDRLVQQGNDAHDRVLKRLPLPSKSADWTHFGGKQHNGSAPLDELQTLRSQLLLLHNQLLYERYKREQHAVRNRRLLRRIINATALEEQNNAMKDQLNLQCVDIMSLRESLHMEQQRYRQLRDERETTVACLHSQIRQLQHDHDDYYTKYQELQSEMQECQKRMGEMEAELQKANNKVCHTGHQLNQLTAKLSSSESTQQQLSFMSRQLLLLGEAHKLCVQEQQQAGPDLSKEVQMVQVSSTKEVERLKQNLMLQGQKLDAAQHRVAELETQLSKKEHLIAEQKKFLEDVKGQAKEELKASESRYQAQRRVTQALQMELLQLYSRLEMEAPATTAVASSAGDATERCCLTHTSVAVASDGPMKTVSKECSKSSPHRNGFSSGQAKAGVPDPKSKPLNGSRATPPPMLVEPPPACPAVPTSTPSLTVGSYPSAKSFLGMRARELFRNKSESQCDEDYAPRPQLTGLSQGLKTDLCLEPSLKTAVKTGPTSSIHGHASSMAAKEPDILRRAPRREAGWPRQPQLHIMDYNETHQEHS, from the exons ATGGCCAGGGAACAGTTCAACATGGGTGACCTGCTCCCTCTCCTGGAGACCTCTGATCTTCAGCATCTGGAGGAAATCAAAGGTCTCATCAACGAACACCTCAGTACAG AACGAGGGTCGATGCTCCTAAATGGCTTGGTGGATTATTTCCTAGAGACCAACTCGAGTCCAGCGCTGCATATTCTGTGTTCAGTGAGGGAGCCACATGACAAG CACCTTTTCGATAAGATGAACGAGTGCATGGCTAAGCCGACATGTCGTCTACCGACTCTCAACCTTCTGGGCCACGTGGTGCGCAAACAGCCGTCCTGGATTCACAAGATCGCCCGCTACCCTCTGCTGCTCTCGCTGCTCAAGTGTCTCAAG ACGGACACAGACGTTGTGGTTCTTATAACCGGAGTGCTGGTGCTTGTCACCCTGTTACCCATGATCCCTCAGGCAGGGAAGCAGCATCTGTATGagttttttgatgtttttggaCGCCTGGCTGCCTGGAACCTGCGGAACCCAG GCCACGTTTCTGAGGTGTTCCTGATCCACCTGCACGCCAGCGTCTATTCACTCTTCCACCGCCTGTATGGCATGTACCCCTGCAACTTCATCTCGTACCTGCGCTCTCATTGCAGCATGAAGGAGAACATGGACACGTTTGAGGAGGTGGTTAAG CCGATGCTGGAACACGTTCGTATACACCCTGAATTAGTGACTGGAACTAAGGACCATGAGCTGGACCCAACTCG ATGGAAAAGGTTTGAGATCCATGATATTGTGATTGAATGTGCCAAAGTGTCTCTGGACCCTCGGGAGGCATCCTGTGAAGAGGGCTATGCCACCCTACCTGAGCACTTCTGTGCCAACCTGCACATGCGTGCCTCTGATTGCACTGCCAGTCCCTACACTGACCTGCACAGCAGTTATG GAAGCTCATCCTCCAATCATTTTTCCACCCCGCGGCAGTCTGGCCTTCCTCCTCTTTCTATGTCCTCTCTCCCAGGGACACATCTGGCTCATCGCAGTCCCCCCAGCACCCACCGGCCG AGCTCTACATGTGAATTCAACTTCATCCATGGCATTAAAGACGCTCTCTGGAGCCCTTCTTCCTTCTGTGGGATGGCCACTCCACCTTCTTCAAGAGGAATGTCACCAAACCCTGAGCTTTCCCAGAGTGCCATTCACTTATCTGGTCGCTCTTACAGCACACCGG GAGGTGGTAAAGGCACTCCGTGTTCCAGCACTCCAGCAGCATCGTCTCCTCCTCCCGGCGTTTCAGACGATCTACCTTCTTCCTCTATGACCCACAGTACACCTAACCTGCAGTGGAAG GATGGTAGACTTATAGACCCCACCAAACCTCCCCTCCTGAGACAGGAGCAAATCAGAGACCTTGAGAAGTCAGGAAGTGAGGTTCCCAATCACAGAG ATGGTGCGGCTAAGAACACGTCCATGACCCTGACCGAGTTATCCGACTACATGAAGGAGCAGGATCAGCTGCGGCTGGGCAAAGAGAGGGAGGAGG CTGCCATCACAGAGGAGCTGATGAAGCTGACTGAGGAGAAGCGCGAAGCATCTGGAGCACGTGGCTTTGACTCGCCCTTTTTCCGCACCACAGAGACTCTCACAGGTGCACAAGAGAAGCCCCCAACAGCTTTACCTCACCTCCGTGACCCCCACCATGCCGTCTCCACACCCGATAAGATCGACATGCGGATCTGGTGCAAAGGCCCAGGCAGCCGTACAGCGTCTCAGGAGCAACCGTGGTCCTTCCAGCCGCTCTTCACCCCAATAGAACCGCGGCACCACATCCCCAGCGCAGAGGATGAGGCTCTGAAATCTACACCCATTTCGCCCAGCCCGGGAACAGCACCGTCATCGCTGCCTTATGAGGCACTCTTTGACCTGGCTCTCCCTCGTGCCGCTTCCCTGTTCATGAGCCGTAGGAGCTCAGAGGCGCTGGAGAGAGCTGCGATGCAAGGCACGGTGGGAGTGGTGGACGAAGGCCATGGAGTAACGTCAGCATCTCCTCTAGAGGTGCTTGATCGTCTGGTGCAGCAAGGCAATGATGCTCATGACAGGGTGCTGAAGAG GTTGCCCCTGCCAAGCAAGTCAGCTGACTGGACTCACTTCGGAGGTAAACAACATAATG GCTCAGCACCTCTGGATGAACTGCAGACATTGCGCAGTCAACTACTGTTGCTGCATAACCAGCTGCTGTATGAGCGTTATAAGCGTGAGCAGCACGCTGTGCGAAACCGCCGCCTGCTGCGCAGAATCATTAACGCCACCGCATTAGAGGAACAGAATAACGCAATG AAGGACCAGCTAAACCTTCAGTGTGTAGATATCATGTCTCTGCGTGAGAGCCTTCACATGGAACAGCAGCGCTACAGGCAGCTAAGGGACGAAAGGGAGACTACGGTCGCATGCCTGCACAGTCAGATCCGCCAACTTCAACACGATCACGATGACTACTACACCAAATACCAGGAGTTACAG AGTGAGATGCAAGAGTGCCAGAAGAGGATGGGTGAGATGGAGGCTGAGCTTCAGAAGGCGAATAACAAGGTGTGCCATACAGGGCACCAGCTGAATCAGCTCACCGCCAAG TTGTCCTCGAGTGAGAGCACACAGCAGCAGTTGAGCTTCATGAGCAGACAGTTGCTGCTGTTGGGGGAAGcccataaactgtgtgtgcAAGAGCAACAACAAGCAGGCCCAGACCTCAGCAAG GAAGTGCAGATGGTGCAGGTGTCCTCGACGAAGGAGGTGGAGCGGTTGAAGCAGAACCTGATGCTGCAGGGTCAGAAGCTGGATGCCGCACAACATCGGGTAGCTGAGCTGGAGACGCAACTGTCCAAGAAAGAGCACCTCATCGCAGAGCAGAAGAAGTTCCTGGAGGATGTCAAGGGACAGGCTAA GGAGGAGTTAAAGGCTTCTGAAAGTAGGTACCAAGCTCAGAGGCGTGTGACTCAGGCCTTGCAGATGGAGCTGTTGCAGCTCTACAGCAGGCTGGAGATGGAGGCTCCTGCTACCACCGCTGTAGCTTCATCAGCAGGGGATGCAACAGAGCGCTGCTGTCTCACGCATACCAG TGTGGCGGTGGCATCAGATGGACCAATGAAAACAGTCTCTAAAGAATGCAGCAAGTCATCACCACACAGGAACGGCTTCTCGTCAGGTCAAGCCAAAGCCGGCGTCCCCGACCCCAAGTCTAAACCCTTAAACGGCAGCCGAGCCACACCCCCACCCATGCTAGTAGAACCGCCCCCTGCTTGCCCTGCCGTGCCCACCTCCACCCCCTCCCTCACCGTCGGCTCCTATCCCAGTGCCAAGAGCTTCCTGGGCATGCGGGCAAGGGAACTTTTCCGCAACAAGAGCGAGAGCCAGTGCGATGAAGATTACGCTCCTCGTCCACAGCTCACCGGCCTATCACAAGGCCTGAAGACTGATCTCTGTCTGGAGCCTTCACTAAAGACTGCAGTAAAGACAGGTCCCACCTCCTCCATACACGGACACGCCTCCAGCATGGCTGCTAAAGAGCCTGACATCTTACGGAGAGCACCAAGACGGGAAGCAGGATGGCCGAGACAACCACAGCTACATATCATGGACTATAACGAAACTCATCAGGAGCACAGCTAG